A single Lathamus discolor isolate bLatDis1 chromosome 16, bLatDis1.hap1, whole genome shotgun sequence DNA region contains:
- the CLSTN1 gene encoding calsyntenin-1 isoform X4 — MPPRRPGMPRSLPPAPAACLLLAALLCGGAAAARVNKHKPWIETTYHGIVTENDNTVLLDPPLIALDKDAPLRFAGEICGFKIHGQNVPFEAVVVDKSTGEGIIRSKEKLDCELQKDYTFTIQAYDCGKGPDGANAKKSHKATVHIQVNDVNEYAPVFKEKSYKATVIEGKRYDNILKVEAVDADCSPQFSQICSYEIVTPDVPFAIDKDGYIKNTEKLNYGKEHQYKLTVTAYDCGKKRAAEDVLVKISIKPTCKPGWQGWSKRIEYEPGTGALALFPGMHLETCDEPVTSIQATVELETNHIGKGCDRDTYSEKSIHRLCGAASGTAELLPPPSSAANWTIGLPTDNGHDSDQVFEFNGTQAVKIPDGVVTVNLKEPFMISVWMRHGPGTKEKETILCNSDKTDMNRHHYTLYVHNCRLVFLFRQDPSEGKTYKPAEFHWKLNQVCDKEWHHYVVSVEFPVVTLYVDGVSYDPFPVTEDYPLHPSKIETQLVVGACWQGGELRMAQFFRGNLAGLMIRSGKLENKKVIDCLYTCKEGLDLQMADGVGKGVKIHMNPSQSTLTVEGDDIDRVDKAMQHISYLNSRQFPTPGIRRLKITSVVKCFNEDACVSIPSVEGYVMVLQPEEPKISLSGINHFARSASEFESSEGVALFPELRIISTITREVEPEGDGDEDPTVQESLVSEEIMHNLDTCEVTVLGEELNQEQESLEIDMTRLQQKGIEMSSSNLGMIITGVDTMASYEEVLHLIHYRNWHTASLFDRKFKLVCSELNGRYVSNEFKVEVNVIHTANPVEHANHIAAQPQFVHPVHHTFVDLSGHNLANPHPFSVVPSTATVVIVVCVSFLVFMIILGVFRIRAAHQRTMRDQDTGKENEMDWDDSALTITVNPMETYEDQHSSEEEEEEEEEESEDGEEDDITSAESESSEEEEGEQEEDQQNVNRQQQLEWDDSTLSY; from the exons ttaaCAAGCATAAGCCATGGATTGAAACAACCTATCATGGTATAGTTACAGAAAATGACAACACAGTGCTCCTGGACCCCCCTTTGATAGCCCTGGACAAAGATGCACCTCTGCGTTTTGCAG GTGAGATTTGTGGATTTAAAATTCACGGGCAGAATGTTCCCTTTGAAGCAGTGGTAGTGGATAAATCCACTGGGGAGGGAATAATACGCTCTAAAGAAAAGCTTGACTGTGAGCTACAGAAGGACTACACATTCACCATACAGGCCTATGACTGTGGCAAGGGACCAGATGGAGCAAATGCAAAGAAATCCCACAA agCAACAGTACATATTCAGGTTAATGATGTTAATGAGTATGCCCCTGTGTTCAAAGAGAAGTCATACAAGGCAACAGTTATTGAAGGGAAGAGGTATGACAACATCCTCAAAGTGGAAGCAGTGGATGCAGACTGCTCACCTCAGTTCAGCCAGATTTGCAGTTACGAGATCGTAACTCCGGATGTACCTTTTGCTATTGACAAAGACG GTTAtataaaaaacacagaaaagttaAACTATGGTAAAGAACATCAGTATAAACTGACAGTAACAGCATATGACTGTGGGAAGAAGAGAGCTGCTGAGGATGTGTTGGTTAAAATTAGCATTAAGCCTACATGCAAGCCTGGCTGGCAAG GCTGGAGCAAAAGAATAGAATACGAGCCTGGTACTGGTGCATTAGCTCTCTTCCCTGGTATGCATTTGGAGACATGTGATGAGCCAGTAACCTCAATTCAAGCAACGGTTGAACTAGAAACTAACCATATTGGTAAAGGCTGTGACAGAGACACCTACTCTGAGAAATCCATTCACAGACTTTGTG GTGCTGCTTCTGGCACAGCTGAGCTACTTCCACCTCCAAGTAGTGCTGCTAACTGGACAATAGGACTTCCTACAGATAATGGTCATGACAGTGACCAAGTCTTTGAATTCAATGGCACGCAAGCTGTGAAGATTCCAGATGGTGTTGTCACAGTCAATCTAAAAGAGCCCTTCATGATTTCAGTATGGATGAGGCATGGGCCTGGaaccaaagagaaagaaacaattcTGTGCAATTCAGACAAGACAG ATATGAACCGGCACCATTACACGCTCTATGTGCACAACTGCCgacttgttttcctcttccGCCAAGATCcttcagagggaaaaacatATAAACCTGCTGAATTTCACTGGAAACTAAACCAA GTGTGTGACAAGGAGTGGCATCATTACGTTGTCAGTGTGGAATTCCCAGTGGTAACTCTCTATGTGGACGGGGTTTCCTATGATCCTTTCCCAGTGACTGAGGATTACCCACTTCATCCCTCAAAGATAGAGACACAGCTAGTAGTTGGAGCATGTTGGCAAG GTGGTGAACTCCGCATGGCTCAGTTTTTCCGAGGCAACCTGGCAGGTTTGATGATACGTTCTGGTAAACTGGAGAACAAGAAGGTGATAGATTGCCTGTACACATGCAAGGAGGGACTGGATTTGCAGATGGCTGATGGTGTTGGCAAAGGCGTGAAG ATCCACATGAACCCGAGTCAGTCAACATTGACTGTGGAAGGCGATGACATTGACAGAGTTGACAAGGCCATGCAGCACATTTCCTATCTGAATTCCCGCCAGTTCCCAACACCTGGGATTCGGAGGCTTAAAATCACCAGTGTTGTCAA ATGTTTCAACGAAGATGCCTGTGTCTCCATTCCTTCTGTGGAGGGATACGTAATGGTCTTGCAACCAGAGGAACCAAAAATCAGCCTTAGTGGCATCAACCATTTTGCCCGCTCTGCTTCAGAGTTTGAGAGTTCCGAGGGTGTTGCCCTCTTTCCTGAGCTTCGCATAATAAGCACCATTACACGGGAGGTGGAGCCAgagggagatggagatgaagaTCCTACAG tACAAGAGTCATTGGTATCTGAAGAGATCATGCATAACCTGGATACGTGTGAGGTGACAGTGCTAGGAGAGGAGCTGAATCAGGAACAGGAAAGCCTGGAGATTGATATGACACGATTACAGCAGAAGGGCATCGAGATGAGTAGTTCCAACCTGGGCATGATAATCACAG GGGTTGATACTATGGCTAGTTATGAAGAGGTTTTGCACTTGATACACTACAGAAACTGGCACACTGCTTCCCTCTTCGACAGAAAGTTCAAGTTAGTGTGTTCTGAGCTTAATGGTCGCTATGTCAGCAACGAGTTTAAAGTGGAG GTAAACGTCATCCACACCGCTAACCCGGTTGAACACGCCAATCACATAGCTGCACAGCCACAGTTCGTGCATCCGGTGCACCACACATTTGTTGATCTCTCTGGTCACAACTTGGCTAATCCTCACCCATTTTCAG TCGTTCCAAGCACAGCCACTGTTGTGATTGTAGTTTGTGTCAGCTTCTTGGTTTTCATGATTATTCTGGGAGTGTTCCGAATCCGAGCTGCACATCAGAGAACGATGCGTGACCAGGACACTGGAAAGGAAAACGAGATGGACTGGGATGACTCTGCATTGACCATCACTGTGAACCCCATGGAG ACTTACGAGGATCAACACAGcagtgaagaggaggaggaggaagaggaagaagaaagtgaagATGGAGAAGAAGATGACATCACTAGTGCAGAGTCTGAAAGCAgcgaggaggaagagggagagcaggaggaggaccAACAGAATGTTAATAGACAGCAACAGCTGGAATGGGATGACTCTACCCTCAGTTACTGA